In Caldisphaera lagunensis DSM 15908, a single genomic region encodes these proteins:
- a CDS encoding TatD family hydrolase, with the protein MIFADAHSHINPIKGLGYKISEKFKSNDGWFIAYISSSPWDYFDDFNGFDSYEKMINYQINECQKSNEIGVKTACIAGFHPEDIDFLIDKVKMSPSSVLNLGLKVIEYEASLCKEGKLFGIGEVGRQHYKTQSERVAISQIILEKALEYAKDYDCMIHLHLENADTDTVRIIDYSVNKANIRNKKKIVFHHAKPSMLTEIDSLGYSATVYGIDEVLNIVLYNLPPIFMIESDFPDNPSFKKVVYPWELPRKITYFSKKYNINEEYLYKINVDNIEEAYNIRP; encoded by the coding sequence TTGATCTTTGCAGATGCACACTCCCATATAAATCCTATCAAAGGATTAGGCTATAAAATATCAGAAAAATTCAAATCAAACGATGGCTGGTTCATTGCATATATTTCTTCATCTCCATGGGATTATTTTGATGATTTTAACGGATTTGATTCCTATGAGAAAATGATAAATTATCAGATAAATGAATGCCAAAAATCTAATGAAATAGGAGTTAAAACAGCATGTATAGCTGGCTTTCATCCAGAAGATATTGATTTTCTAATAGATAAGGTAAAAATGAGTCCAAGTAGTGTATTAAATTTAGGATTAAAGGTTATTGAATATGAGGCAAGCTTATGTAAAGAGGGAAAGCTTTTTGGTATTGGAGAAGTAGGGAGACAACATTACAAAACTCAATCAGAAAGGGTTGCAATTTCTCAAATAATTTTAGAAAAGGCTTTAGAATACGCTAAAGATTATGATTGTATGATCCATTTACATCTAGAAAACGCAGATACCGATACGGTAAGAATTATTGATTATAGTGTTAATAAAGCAAACATAAGAAATAAAAAGAAAATAGTATTCCATCACGCAAAACCATCTATGCTAACTGAAATCGATAGTTTAGGATATTCAGCTACAGTATATGGAATTGATGAGGTTTTAAATATCGTTTTATATAATCTACCACCAATTTTTATGATAGAAAGTGATTTTCCTGATAATCCCTCATTTAAAAAGGTTGTATATCCTTGGGAGCTGCCTAGAAAAATTACATACTTTTCAAAAAAATATAACATAAATGAAGAATATTTATATAAAATTAATGTTGATAATATAGAAGAAGCTTATAACATAAGACCTTAA
- a CDS encoding vWA domain-containing protein produces the protein MEENQNKKIKQSVYKEIGNIDELRFYRGEKILNIAKELSGKNLDPRISPYLGIDLFYTYYFPIPNIEEFSPEDDEEDAFRRTVISTLLKTESSWKTKIYTSADSVTSTVAAASFIEKLNKLLPQNEGKNNGKEGANQNESDNEGDTSQELQNAIQKASESAMKDAEMAKEVKMLAEKMGAGRGSIFSLESSAEEILKLARETDVAKILERIEGLKLITNAKTKNAINYSKGWISGIEIGGDIERVHYSQLAFPSILFYAEFANDRLLLYEKNLPSNKGPIYVLLDKSGSMVGSKIDWARAVTVALFKKAMDEGRNFFVRFFDSVPYQAMNLKSNANPSEILNVLSYLARVKAGGGTDITRAISSAVDDMEKTKTSSKDKPSDIVLITDGEDRLSPEIINKLLKKSNSRLHSVMIQGHNAFLQQVSYRYLSVKKLEQKEALEVADFT, from the coding sequence ATGGAGGAAAATCAAAATAAAAAAATAAAGCAAAGCGTTTATAAAGAAATAGGCAATATAGATGAACTAAGATTTTATAGAGGAGAAAAAATACTTAATATTGCAAAAGAACTTTCTGGAAAGAATTTAGATCCTAGAATTTCTCCGTATTTAGGAATTGATTTATTCTATACATATTATTTCCCTATACCAAATATTGAAGAATTTTCTCCTGAAGATGATGAGGAAGATGCATTTAGGAGAACTGTTATATCTACCTTGTTAAAAACAGAATCCTCATGGAAAACTAAGATATACACATCTGCTGATAGTGTAACCAGCACAGTTGCAGCGGCATCATTTATTGAAAAACTAAACAAATTATTGCCACAAAATGAAGGTAAGAATAATGGTAAAGAAGGGGCTAATCAAAATGAGTCAGATAATGAAGGCGATACTTCTCAGGAATTACAAAATGCAATACAAAAAGCATCAGAATCTGCAATGAAAGATGCAGAAATGGCAAAAGAAGTTAAAATGTTAGCTGAAAAAATGGGTGCAGGCAGGGGTAGCATATTTTCTCTAGAAAGTTCGGCGGAAGAGATATTAAAATTGGCAAGAGAAACTGATGTGGCAAAAATATTGGAAAGGATAGAGGGTTTAAAATTAATTACAAATGCAAAAACAAAAAATGCAATAAATTATTCTAAGGGTTGGATTTCTGGTATTGAAATAGGTGGAGATATTGAGAGGGTGCACTATAGTCAATTAGCATTTCCAAGTATATTATTTTATGCTGAATTTGCAAATGATAGATTGCTATTATATGAAAAGAATTTACCATCAAACAAAGGGCCCATTTATGTATTGCTAGATAAAAGCGGAAGTATGGTAGGATCTAAAATAGATTGGGCTAGAGCTGTTACTGTAGCGTTATTTAAAAAAGCTATGGATGAAGGAAGGAACTTCTTTGTAAGATTTTTCGATTCAGTGCCCTATCAAGCTATGAATTTAAAGAGCAATGCAAATCCATCAGAAATATTAAATGTGCTATCATATTTGGCAAGGGTTAAGGCTGGAGGGGGAACTGATATAACAAGGGCTATTTCATCTGCTGTTGATGATATGGAAAAAACAAAAACGAGCAGTAAAGATAAGCCTAGCGATATTGTTCTAATAACAGATGGAGAAGATAGGCTAAGCCCAGAAATAATAAATAAATTGTTGAAAAAATCTAATTCAAGGTTACATTCCGTTATGATACAGGGTCATAACGCGTTTTTACAACAGGTTTCATATAGATATCTTTCCGTTAAGAAGCTTGAGCAAAAAGAAGCATTAGAGGTTGCAGATTTTACATAG
- a CDS encoding AAA family ATPase, with amino-acid sequence MCALSDEPSNLLDLANKFLASLEEPFVGRHEEALVITLSLITGEHVVLIGEPGTAKSAMARRSADLLEAKYFKYLLTKFTEPSELFGPLDIAGLRRGIYKRITKNKLPEAEIAFLDEIFNANSAVLNSILSIMQERILYDGYNEIKVPLWTLMGASNKIPDEPELEALYDRFLFRHNVKPVDEEHWDGLLDASWNIEKGVYYQANKIMEMNNIKSLNSMIFKVDISNIKNKLLKMFIILSEKGLQLSDRRKGKILKAIAAHALLEKRFQATESDLIVLKYTVPKNFEDFEKIETILMEELKTKDRVIRELEEISSNIKNSKRVIQQMQSFDPRLLEIYKGLKTAKSKVQNLVQDVEDEEVRKKAEELNEMIDSLSQDIMIKLNM; translated from the coding sequence GTGTGCGCTTTGAGCGATGAACCATCAAATCTATTAGATTTGGCAAACAAATTTTTAGCATCATTGGAGGAACCATTTGTCGGAAGACATGAAGAAGCATTAGTAATAACTCTGTCTCTTATAACAGGAGAACATGTAGTATTGATTGGAGAGCCTGGAACTGCAAAAAGTGCTATGGCTAGAAGATCAGCTGATTTATTGGAAGCAAAATATTTTAAATATCTCTTAACTAAATTTACAGAGCCTAGTGAACTCTTTGGACCTCTTGATATTGCAGGTTTAAGAAGAGGTATATATAAAAGAATTACTAAAAATAAATTACCGGAAGCAGAAATTGCATTTTTGGATGAGATATTTAATGCAAACAGTGCTGTTTTAAATAGTATTTTAAGTATAATGCAGGAGAGAATATTATATGATGGATATAATGAAATAAAAGTTCCTTTATGGACTTTGATGGGTGCCTCAAATAAAATCCCAGATGAACCAGAGTTGGAAGCTCTTTATGACAGATTTTTATTTAGACATAATGTAAAGCCTGTAGATGAAGAACATTGGGACGGGCTATTGGATGCTTCATGGAATATAGAGAAAGGGGTTTATTACCAGGCTAATAAAATAATGGAAATGAACAATATAAAATCTTTAAATTCAATGATATTTAAGGTAGATATATCTAATATTAAAAATAAATTATTGAAAATGTTTATAATATTAAGTGAAAAAGGATTGCAATTAAGTGATAGGAGAAAGGGTAAAATATTAAAGGCGATAGCAGCTCATGCATTGCTAGAAAAAAGATTCCAAGCAACGGAATCTGATTTGATTGTATTAAAGTATACAGTCCCAAAGAACTTTGAGGATTTTGAGAAAATAGAAACAATATTGATGGAAGAATTAAAAACTAAAGATAGAGTTATAAGAGAACTAGAAGAAATTTCAAGTAATATAAAGAATTCCAAAAGGGTTATACAGCAAATGCAATCATTTGATCCAAGGCTTTTAGAAATATACAAGGGTCTAAAAACAGCTAAATCCAAAGTTCAAAATCTAGTCCAAGATGTAGAAGATGAAGAAGTTAGGAAAAAGGCTGAGGAATTAAATGAGATGATAGATTCATTGTCTCAAGATATTATGATAAAATTGAATATGTGA
- a CDS encoding 3-methyl-2-oxobutanoate dehydrogenase subunit beta: MPVRLADFPRVRYGMPGNAACPGCPETMGLRYVKMALGDNVVLVIPAGCSSVIQGYTPKSGINFPILNIVFASASSAAAGMEAAFEAQGKDATVVVWAGDGGTGDIGFQAMSGAAERNDNILYICADNEAYMNTGIQRSSLTPFGAWTTTTWTGKTEYKKNIPMIMIAHDVPYVATATVGYPQDFIDKLRKASKIKGFKYIHLLAPDPVGWKFDPSLTAKLGQLAVQTGLFPLFEYENGKLTVSVFSRLYRRPEKRVPIIEYIKVQGRYANLMKDPEKIKKLEEEIERQWKWIDILEKSSNPSNVASQAIKENK; this comes from the coding sequence ATGCCAGTTAGATTAGCGGATTTTCCAAGAGTAAGATATGGAATGCCAGGTAATGCTGCCTGCCCAGGATGCCCTGAAACTATGGGTTTAAGATACGTTAAAATGGCCCTTGGAGATAACGTTGTTCTAGTTATTCCAGCAGGATGTAGTAGTGTAATCCAAGGATATACTCCAAAGAGCGGAATAAACTTCCCCATATTAAACATAGTCTTTGCTAGCGCATCAAGTGCGGCAGCAGGAATGGAAGCAGCATTTGAGGCTCAAGGTAAAGATGCAACAGTAGTAGTATGGGCTGGAGATGGAGGAACTGGAGATATAGGTTTTCAGGCTATGAGTGGGGCAGCTGAAAGAAACGATAATATATTATACATATGTGCAGATAATGAAGCTTATATGAACACAGGAATTCAAAGAAGCAGTTTGACACCATTTGGTGCATGGACGACAACAACATGGACTGGGAAAACAGAATATAAGAAAAACATACCAATGATTATGATTGCTCATGATGTACCTTATGTTGCTACTGCAACAGTTGGCTATCCTCAAGATTTTATAGATAAATTAAGAAAAGCTTCTAAAATAAAAGGATTTAAATATATACACCTATTAGCCCCTGATCCAGTAGGTTGGAAATTCGATCCAAGTCTCACCGCTAAATTAGGCCAATTAGCAGTTCAAACAGGTTTGTTCCCATTATTTGAATATGAAAATGGAAAGCTAACAGTTAGCGTATTTAGTAGATTATATAGAAGGCCAGAAAAAAGAGTTCCTATAATAGAATATATTAAAGTTCAAGGAAGATACGCTAATTTAATGAAAGACCCTGAAAAAATCAAAAAACTAGAAGAAGAAATAGAAAGACAATGGAAATGGATTGATATCTTAGAAAAATCAAGTAATCCAAGCAATGTTGCCTCTCAAGCAATAAAAGAAAATAAATAA
- a CDS encoding transketolase C-terminal domain-containing protein, whose protein sequence is MIKTLTGNYAVAEAAKLARIKVTSAYPITPQTTIVEKLSEMIEKGELEAKMIRVESEHSALAATLGAAAAGSRAFTATASHGLLYMHEVLWWTASARIPVVMAVATRAIGAPWNIHVEHSDIVDQRDTGWIIGIAQENQEVLDMTIQAFAISEDPRVYLPMIVGLDGFILTHTVAPVNVPDQKDVDNWLPPRRQPYVITPESKIAMGNMTSDEDYYMMRYSIQVGQEAAKKVIEEVDNSYGKAFGRSYGGLVECYKCEDADYVMVLMGSWAGDAKEAINSLRNKGINAGIARIRFIRPWPAEILREKLSNKKGVLVFDRSISFGNTGQLFTELSSTLYGMTSMRGVIAGLGGVDVLPEDFQNEMIDFVNKVEENGKVYDPIKWLFPMKYRKIEEVIQ, encoded by the coding sequence ATGATTAAAACTTTAACTGGAAACTATGCGGTAGCCGAAGCGGCTAAGCTTGCAAGAATTAAGGTAACATCAGCATATCCAATTACTCCACAAACAACAATTGTTGAGAAACTTTCAGAAATGATTGAAAAAGGAGAACTAGAGGCTAAGATGATTAGAGTTGAAAGTGAACATAGTGCATTGGCAGCAACATTAGGGGCTGCGGCAGCAGGCTCAAGGGCCTTCACAGCAACAGCAAGTCATGGATTGCTATATATGCATGAAGTTTTATGGTGGACAGCCTCAGCTAGAATACCAGTAGTTATGGCAGTTGCAACAAGAGCTATTGGTGCTCCATGGAATATACATGTTGAACATAGTGATATAGTTGATCAAAGAGATACAGGTTGGATTATAGGAATCGCGCAAGAAAATCAAGAAGTATTAGATATGACAATACAAGCTTTTGCAATAAGTGAAGATCCAAGAGTGTATTTACCAATGATTGTTGGATTAGACGGATTTATTTTGACCCATACAGTTGCACCAGTAAATGTTCCTGATCAAAAAGATGTAGATAATTGGTTGCCTCCAAGAAGACAACCATATGTAATAACCCCAGAATCAAAAATAGCGATGGGAAATATGACGAGTGATGAAGACTATTATATGATGAGATATTCAATACAAGTTGGTCAAGAAGCTGCAAAAAAGGTTATAGAAGAAGTTGATAATAGTTATGGAAAGGCATTTGGAAGAAGCTATGGAGGTCTAGTTGAATGTTATAAATGTGAAGATGCAGATTATGTAATGGTATTAATGGGAAGTTGGGCTGGAGACGCTAAAGAAGCAATAAATTCTTTAAGAAATAAGGGAATCAATGCGGGAATTGCAAGGATTAGATTCATTAGACCATGGCCTGCAGAAATATTAAGAGAAAAATTAAGCAATAAGAAAGGCGTTTTAGTATTTGATAGAAGTATTTCATTTGGAAATACAGGACAGCTCTTTACTGAATTGTCATCAACACTTTATGGAATGACAAGCATGAGAGGTGTTATTGCAGGTCTGGGAGGTGTTGATGTTTTGCCCGAAGATTTTCAAAATGAAATGATAGATTTTGTTAATAAGGTAGAAGAAAATGGAAAAGTTTATGATCCTATTAAATGGTTGTTCCCAATGAAATATAGAAAAATTGAAGAGGTGATTCAGTAA
- a CDS encoding 4Fe-4S binding protein: MTQNSQVIEEPKTYFLVPISKPDYGSSGKTGSWRTERPVVNEEKCTKCLYCWLYCPEDTILRREDDMVYVDYDYCKGCGICAAVCPVNAIDMVPEVKRGEN, from the coding sequence ATGACACAGAATAGTCAAGTAATAGAGGAACCAAAGACATACTTTTTAGTCCCTATATCCAAACCTGATTATGGCTCTTCTGGAAAAACTGGTTCATGGAGAACTGAAAGGCCAGTAGTAAATGAAGAAAAATGTACAAAATGTCTCTATTGTTGGCTTTATTGTCCAGAAGATACAATATTAAGGAGGGAAGATGATATGGTTTATGTTGATTATGATTATTGTAAGGGTTGTGGAATATGTGCAGCTGTTTGTCCAGTAAATGCAATAGATATGGTTCCTGAAGTTAAGAGAGGTGAAAATTAA
- a CDS encoding 2-oxoacid:acceptor oxidoreductase family protein, translated as MYLELRFHGRGGEGAVTAATILARAAVLENKYAQAIPNFSAERRGAPVEVYSRISDKPIEKHSQVRNPDAVIVLDYELIKMVNVLDGLKPNGIAIVNSPVKEPLNNVKTYCVDATKIAKAHNLVVSGWPTVNTAILGAVSKSLGIVSIDSISKAIMDHFSSPNIAKANASAAIDAYKETSLCGGPY; from the coding sequence ATGTATTTAGAGCTGAGATTCCATGGTAGAGGCGGTGAGGGAGCAGTAACTGCCGCTACAATATTAGCCAGAGCAGCAGTATTAGAGAATAAATACGCTCAAGCAATACCAAATTTTAGCGCTGAAAGAAGAGGGGCCCCTGTAGAAGTTTACTCCAGAATATCTGATAAGCCAATAGAAAAACATAGCCAAGTAAGAAATCCAGATGCAGTAATAGTATTGGATTATGAGCTTATAAAAATGGTAAATGTTTTAGATGGCTTAAAGCCAAATGGGATAGCAATTGTTAACTCCCCGGTTAAAGAACCATTAAACAATGTAAAAACATATTGTGTTGATGCAACAAAAATTGCAAAAGCTCATAATTTAGTTGTTAGTGGTTGGCCTACAGTAAATACTGCTATCTTAGGGGCAGTATCAAAATCCTTAGGTATAGTTTCTATCGATTCTATTAGTAAAGCAATTATGGATCATTTTTCATCACCTAATATTGCTAAAGCTAATGCATCAGCAGCTATAGATGCATATAAAGAAACTTCCTTATGTGGTGGTCCATATTGA
- a CDS encoding tRNA(Ile)(2)-agmatinylcytidine synthase, whose amino-acid sequence MNNIISISFDDIDSQYGGCTTHFTGIFFNEIKNKVKLIDYPLLIRLNPGIPWKTRGNASTALRFIYDDPKEIFEIAKNLVDEYTNPRPPLPNKKPGIVMIQGKPWENEKFKTFYKKTLSDFVLLDDAIKLLNDESNKENVFYYGGKGLIGATAAQGALGLYEPYTYELIFYRLPENWDKERCVDDNTVLKVDKSLPSCTINNYDYIKEKSSVKPNGPDPILAGFRGTCEKLLWNYEKSLCEKPHFSLLYRSNQHTSFELFKDFYPYPYRNVEIEGTVLNTKILPKGHVIITLRTKYGDFDISFYKDTGPLNKAAKLLEKGDVIKVQGSVRPYSFNNTTISAYSMEVISINYTSIKLSPRCVVCGSRMKSLGKGKGFRCEKCGFETKNVEKIEIIKDRKLLPGIYLPETGELMHLQKEKYVRLPILTNFPNVDEHDILKIYNNP is encoded by the coding sequence ATGAATAATATAATTTCAATTTCTTTTGATGATATTGATAGCCAGTATGGTGGATGTACAACTCATTTCACTGGAATTTTTTTTAATGAAATTAAAAATAAAGTTAAGCTAATAGATTATCCTTTGCTTATTAGACTAAACCCTGGAATACCATGGAAAACGAGAGGGAATGCTTCAACAGCTCTCAGATTTATCTATGATGATCCTAAAGAAATATTTGAAATAGCAAAAAATTTAGTTGATGAATATACAAATCCAAGACCACCTTTACCAAATAAAAAACCTGGTATAGTAATGATTCAAGGGAAACCTTGGGAAAATGAAAAATTTAAAACTTTTTATAAAAAAACATTATCAGATTTTGTCTTATTAGATGATGCTATTAAATTGTTAAATGATGAATCAAATAAAGAAAATGTGTTTTATTATGGAGGTAAAGGTTTAATTGGTGCAACAGCTGCTCAAGGCGCCTTAGGTTTATATGAACCCTATACTTATGAATTAATTTTTTATAGGTTGCCTGAAAATTGGGATAAAGAAAGATGTGTTGATGACAATACTGTTTTAAAAGTAGATAAAAGTTTACCTTCTTGCACAATTAATAATTATGATTATATTAAAGAAAAATCATCAGTAAAACCTAATGGGCCAGATCCAATTTTAGCTGGTTTTAGAGGTACTTGTGAAAAACTATTGTGGAATTATGAAAAATCTCTTTGTGAAAAACCTCATTTTTCTTTATTATATAGAAGTAATCAGCATACAAGCTTTGAGCTTTTCAAAGATTTTTATCCATACCCATATAGAAACGTTGAAATTGAAGGAACCGTATTAAATACTAAAATCCTACCTAAAGGCCATGTTATTATAACTTTAAGAACAAAGTATGGAGATTTTGATATATCATTTTATAAAGATACTGGCCCATTAAACAAAGCTGCTAAATTACTTGAAAAAGGAGATGTAATTAAAGTTCAAGGATCAGTAAGGCCTTATTCTTTTAATAACACAACAATTTCAGCCTATTCTATGGAAGTGATTTCCATTAATTATACATCAATAAAACTATCTCCTAGATGTGTTGTTTGTGGTAGTAGAATGAAAAGCCTAGGTAAAGGGAAAGGTTTTAGATGTGAAAAATGTGGATTTGAAACAAAAAATGTTGAAAAAATTGAAATAATAAAGGATAGAAAACTACTTCCAGGAATTTATTTACCAGAAACTGGAGAGCTAATGCATCTACAAAAAGAAAAATATGTAAGACTTCCAATTTTAACAAATTTTCCCAATGTAGATGAACATGATATACTAAAGATTTATAATAATCCATAA
- a CDS encoding Lrp/AsnC ligand binding domain-containing protein yields the protein MSEAIVMINADVGKENDIFNKLNEMQEVKKVYMVYGIHDIIAFVEAESMDKLRGLITDKIRKLDGVKSTLTSIVVVGKEKK from the coding sequence GTGTCGGAAGCTATAGTTATGATAAATGCAGATGTAGGAAAAGAGAATGATATTTTTAATAAACTAAATGAAATGCAAGAAGTTAAAAAAGTCTACATGGTATATGGAATACATGACATAATAGCGTTTGTTGAAGCAGAAAGTATGGATAAATTGAGAGGATTGATAACTGATAAAATAAGAAAACTTGATGGTGTAAAAAGCACACTAACGAGTATAGTAGTTGTTGGCAAAGAGAAAAAATAG
- a CDS encoding NAD(P)/FAD-dependent oxidoreductase, translating into MDVDVVIAGLGVSGSSLAYALSEKGYKINAYDPIKKYEKACGEQVSASYNSINLLKKSNSIVTMPNDISIYVNNKEVSNINFGGNTPWYIINKPNFIQYLRDSALSNGVNIIYKPWNNERGMITVDARGPFSGNLKDKILVKRYIVETEWDPNHVILDFRPNELGLYWIFPADDQGKLVNLGGGFVNLWDDEKLTKLIIEYARYNLKKVEVKNTKAAPLDVFSPYKPYSPSDNIFYVGEAAGLVLSISGEGNRPAIESSYALADAIRKHNLEDIYEIKNDYIRYSKKVANESFLSRKLFMFITKYKENFDMVNILSNIPKWFWYKYLSVSLEFNDVIKLGSDIKFILSIIKGIK; encoded by the coding sequence TTGGATGTAGATGTAGTAATAGCGGGTTTAGGAGTTTCTGGATCATCTTTAGCCTACGCCTTATCTGAAAAGGGATATAAAATTAATGCATATGATCCAATAAAAAAATATGAAAAAGCTTGCGGGGAGCAAGTAAGTGCGTCATATAATTCAATAAATCTTCTTAAAAAATCAAATTCGATAGTAACAATGCCAAACGATATTAGCATTTATGTTAATAATAAAGAGGTTTCAAACATAAATTTTGGAGGAAATACTCCTTGGTATATTATTAATAAACCAAATTTTATTCAATATCTAAGAGATTCTGCATTATCTAATGGAGTTAACATAATATATAAACCATGGAATAATGAAAGAGGAATGATAACGGTTGATGCAAGGGGTCCCTTTTCAGGAAATTTAAAGGATAAGATCTTGGTAAAAAGATATATTGTTGAAACAGAATGGGATCCAAATCATGTTATTTTAGATTTCAGACCAAATGAATTAGGTTTGTATTGGATTTTTCCTGCTGATGATCAAGGGAAACTAGTTAATTTGGGAGGAGGGTTTGTTAATTTATGGGATGATGAGAAACTTACTAAATTGATAATTGAATATGCTAGATACAATTTAAAAAAGGTAGAAGTTAAAAACACAAAGGCTGCACCATTAGATGTTTTCTCTCCCTACAAACCTTATTCTCCTTCTGATAACATTTTTTATGTTGGAGAAGCTGCTGGTCTTGTTTTATCTATTAGTGGAGAAGGTAATAGGCCTGCGATAGAATCTTCCTATGCTCTTGCAGATGCTATAAGGAAACACAATCTAGAAGATATATATGAAATTAAAAATGATTACATAAGGTATTCAAAAAAGGTAGCTAATGAATCCTTTTTATCACGAAAATTATTTATGTTTATAACTAAATATAAAGAAAACTTCGATATGGTAAATATATTGAGCAATATACCCAAATGGTTCTGGTATAAGTATTTGTCTGTAAGCCTTGAATTTAATGATGTAATAAAATTAGGAAGTGATATAAAATTTATTTTATCTATTATTAAAGGAATTAAATAA